acatctgttttacggcttgacgagatctctcccacacagccgtaacatacagtgctcgttcatcggtttcagttaccggttgaactgtctccttatTGTCtaagaatagttcatccggttcatacactgcggtttcacatgttttaacagtGGTACTATTTGTCTCTACGGTTTTagattctaccggagtcggtatgtatgcagatatgtttctgaacttagcgaccatttcgttgagtgcagaaatcaaatcttctttagtaaactcgtcagaagagaaatcaaatacctcttcgttgTTTGTCATGAAACAGGTTACCCtttcttcattgtcttcattgtcggagtacgcccactcgcttccaccgtcagatgcgatgagtgctttctgaatttccttcccTTCGTCGGCATGCTGGTCATTGTTTCTCTGATAGTCGTTccgttggttatcatttctccggtagttgttcccttggtagttgttaccctggtactggttgccttgatagttgttgccttgatagtttccttccggttttctgtcgtctctccttggttttctgcattctgacctgaaatgtccaaaaccgtcacagttatagcatcttttatttaatttatctacataattataattaaaatcgttgttagatggtggctggctcttcttcaagaatctcccaaatttctgagctagcattgccatcacatcttcactggtCTGATCAACGTTTTTGACtagagccggaacggttgatacttggaccgccggttccaccgatgtaaccaaagctctggttgcggttgatgtggatgcttcatcttcgatccgtgacttaatctcgaactcgtaggctttcagatcctcaaacacatcatgcaacttcatctgcccgagggtgcttgattccctcatcaccatggtcttgatatcccaagtgctcggcagtgatcttaaggctttgatgattacttctcggttgtcatacttctttccgagtgtttgaagctcgttgaccacactagtgaaccggttgctaaattccttcatgttttcccccggtttcatcctgatgttttcatacttctgtgtagctaccaagattttgttctcctttgttctttcgtttccctcatggatctgaatgatcgtttcccaggcttcctttgcattatcgcAGTCTGAgatcttgttcaaggtgttatcatctatagccttatagatgtgcctcatgcaatggttatctaggttactccgtcttcgatcttcatttgtccattggtctaactccttgttgatGTTGATTGGTctttctttcaggactcggctcatttcatcatctagagtgatcagatgtagatacatctgtttcttccagctactaaacgcttcactgtttagcattggcggcttgtcgctgtgggtcatgcttcccatcttctttggttgcttgagtgctaaaaACCtcactctgataccacttgttaggatcggggacgcccttggaggaccggggtgtttccggtttcaggaagggtggcctcttacaacacacacaacactttggtgatagtccggttagagactataaccgttctcagcactttgcaaactgtcacagactcttgaatcgggttcaagggcggaaatgtctgtttcagcctgaagcaacgtatgcgacttagatgatgtttttagAAGGAGTTtgttttagagatatgagtggaccggtttacggagtaagattgattttggttgggttaagtgagtaagcaataaaatgaaggaaatgacacgagacaagattttttatggatgttcggagcaaaccctcctacgtcaccccttttctcaggttatgagaaggatctccactagctttcaaagttacaacaattactatgtcggtcgagcccaactcgctactcgccggttacgccaactcactcttgatgtaatacaataacacaatacaaatacacacagaaagcttccggtttataaCACACCGGTTTTTGATCGTaagattttatctctctaagatttttgtaacttatcgcTTGCTTTCGTATATGTTCGTATGTCTCAGATGCatttaatgaggtcgcttcatcttccttttatagtagatgagatcccaacggtcacattcttctctcaccgtgggattggttgatccagcatcacgccggtgcaggaaggttagttgcacgtttcaccttcctcaacacttggcaagcatgcaaggATTCCTTAAGTGAAtatgacgttgccggtttgcagattcggacacgtgttaggcatgcacctccggttgtcaacatcgaatcagtaaatcatcattgctttcctcgcatgcttccgatcggatcttatcttcttttatcccttcgagacacgtctatttcgtcatcaTACGTCATCTCTGCAGATTGAATTGGCCGGTTTGTTTCGTACAtaatatagtccggctggaatgtgaactttgtctttgctggtcggtctcttgagagagtaaaaaccggttcctctgatctttgacttgatcacttggaactgattttctttgaagtgtttcaacagccggttcatgaggctccagccggttcatacgatttgatctgctcctgcacatagaagttaacaattgtttagtttttctggccggttccaaaaattaactttcttaatttttcttatcacaatataatatatatatatataatatatatatatattctctattttatattttataattaatttatataatcatatttttattttataatgtttaaaaataatttttaaaaaataatcagataaattatgataaaagaaaataagaaaaatgattgttgtttaaaaaaataaaaattatagattttacatattataaattatattaaatttagatgtaatattaatatttaataaattataatttatatatatatatatatataaagagatacaaattatatatatatatatatatatatatatatatatatatatatatatatatatatatatataaatgagactGACTAATTATATGAgaggtaataaaaaaaattgtttatatataatagtaattatattaaatttagaaagataaaaaaaaatgtgaatttttttAGAGTATTgcattaagttttttttaattttaaaataaacttgatattttaactttttatttttaatatattttcacttagatttataaaaataagtgattATAAGTGTTATCAATAATACTTTAAATAagttcttaatttattaaattaactaattaaaaaaatgaattataaaggCTGTTAGGAAGTTTCAAAAGTACTCTATGTAGggtacattaaatatataaaaaaaaaaaaaagataataactAATTTTGAAGCAAAGGGTGTTATCCCAATTCAATAATTTCTTAAGATAAGATGTCACCATCTGTTAGGTTGATATTTTTCGTCTTTGTATTTTTGTTCAATACAACTTTTGATGTTAGCTAATTCTTTTTAACAAATTGTTATCGTTGGTTTAATGATAGTAGACTTAGatagttatatttatatttcaatcttATTCTCAAAACATAGTctaaacaaaacatttttaactCACACTTACGTAAACAATTGAATTTTCAAACTATCTCAATTTGTGATGTGTGGATTAATATGGTTATTTAGGTGGGtgtaagcattgattgtcaacaaattaaaaattgttgatatttattgtattttatgcaattatgatttatttaattattaatgggcttggtcatttatgtataaataatttagggttCCTAGactaatttattcatttataagtGTTATTTGTAAAGGTTGATATACAATACTTAAGACTCTTAAAAATTTCCCTCTTCAACAAATCTTATTATCCTTCCCAGTTTttccaatatttttttcttcataattgttTTCAGAAGATCTGATAATCAGaaccaacatttggtatcagagcctatcTGAAGAACATGTCATCGACAAGATCAACTAGAGTTGCGGAGGCAATGGAGATCGAAATGAAGGGAAcgttactcacgaagagtaactactcggtgtgggcgttgaagatgcgggtaaacttacaagcacaaggagtgtgggaagTCGTGATGCTCGACGAGATCAACGAACGGAATGATAGAATGGCTATCGCCGTCATCTATCAAGCGCTCCCTGaggacgtccttctcatggtggtCGAGAAGGATTCTGTCAAACTAGCGTGGGAGACGCTAAAGACGATGCATGGTTgagtggagagagtcaaggaggcaaaagtgcaaaccttgaagacacacTTCGAGGCAATTTGCATGAAGAACGGGGAATCAGTGGATGATTTCGCCATGAAACTGACATTCATCGTGACTGGTATCTGCTCGTTcggagagaaggtggaggagatctttgtcgtcaagaagttccttagagttGTACCACAAAAATACATGCAAATCGTTACAgcgatcgagcaatttggtgacctcaagaatatgaccaTCGAGGAGAACATCAATCGTCTCAAAGTCCACAACGAGAGACTTCGCGGCTACggagaccaagaggaggagcacatattgctcacgcatgatgaatggatatCACGAATGAAGAAAATGGAGAAGCCAATTTTTCTTCTGAATCGTTGAGTCACAACAGCAACGGTGGAGATAACTGAGGTCGTGGCAAAGGACGGGGACAAGGTCGAGGTCATGGAGAAAGCTCATCTAGACAAGAAGACACCAAGCCCCTCAAAGAAAGAGCACAGtgaagtgttacgcttgtcaaaagtaCAGGCACTACGCGTCCGAGTTCCCCAACAAAAGTCCTGACgatgaggcaaacctcactatcttctatgacgaggagacatcattaatgtttgttgagaGATTGACGAATGTTTTTCTTAAAGATGAATagacaaaccttgaagagttTGTGCAAGAATCGTCCAAGGAGGAATTTGAGGTGGCGTTgctcaatgaagagaaagtcataGAGAAACTCCTCGCAAGTGGCGATGAGTATAATCACACACTGAcgtgtggtaccttgacaatggaTCAAACAACCATATGACGAgccatcgagagaagctcaatgagtTTAACGAGAAAATCACTGAAAATGTGAAGTTCGAAGACGGAAGCAAGGAACATAGGTTTCCTAATCCAGCTTATAGGAAAATTCGTGTGAGTAGAGATACCGTGTTGGAAGAGgagaagaagtgggagtggtACAACGACAACAATGAGCTCGTACAAAATTCCCTGGAATTCAGAATCCTACAAGATGTCTATTCGGAGGCACCACTAGTAGAGATGAATCGTGATGAATTGTTGGTGCTCACCACTGACGAtccaacaacatatcacgaggTGGCAGCCGAAAAGTTGTGGTATGAGTCAATAAAGAAAGAGCTCGAGTCCATTAGGAAGAACAAGACATGGGAGCTCACTAACTTACCACTCGGTCACAAGACCATTGGGTTAAAGTGGGTTTacaagttgaaaagagacagtGAAGGAAACATTCTCAAGCACAAAGATAGATTGGTAGTGAAAGACTACGTGCAAAAGCAAGGAGTTGACTTTGAGGAGACCTTTGCACCGGTGGCAAAACTTAACACATTCAGGTTAATTATTGCCATTGCAGCTCACCGTGGATGGGAGATCCACCACTTGGATGTCAAATCATCATTTCTCAATAGTGACATCGAAGAAGAACTCTACGTTTCTCAACCTGAAGGCttcatcataaaaaataaagagcacAAGGTGTACAAGTTATTTAAGGCTCTATATGTACTATAGCAAGAACCAAGGGCGTGGAACACTTGcctcaacaagagaatgatgagtctcAGCTTCATGAAATGTTCTCAAGAGAAGGTTGTGTACACGAGAAACTATGGAGAAGAAGTATTCATTGTTGGCATATATGTCGACGATTTGATTGTAACAGGATCAAGCATCAAGGGAGTTGAAAAgttcaaaaaaacaaatgatgaaggagtttgaGATGAGTGATCGCGGGCTACTCTTGTACTACCTTGGTATCGAGATGGACTAGAAGAAATATAGCATTGAGGTGAAGTAGACAACTTATGCGAAGAAGGAGTTGAAACAATTTGCAATGGAGGATTGCAACTCGAGTAAGTATCCGATGGAATCAAAAATTGTAGCTCAAAAAGGATGTGGAAGGAAACTTAGTGGATCAGAAGGATTATAGGTGTATCATCAGGTGTCTCAAGTACTTTACGCACACTCAACCCGATATCTCTTATGCAGTTGGTATAGTGAGTTGATACATGGAGCAgcctaccactctacaccaacagATAGTAAAACACATTTTCGTTATGTGAAGGGAACAAAGAGCTATGggattcagttaagaagaggacAATAAGCTGAAGAATTCGTTGGTTTTACTGACAGCAATCTAGCTAGTGACACATACGACATAAAAAGCATCagagggatggtgttttatctcaatgGGAATTTGATCACCTGGCAATCTCGGAAGTAGTGAACTGTTgatttatcttcatgtgaggcggaGTTTATGGCAGTTACTATTGAGCAAGGTGCTCGAATGCGAGATGAGTCCAATAACCCTCTATGTCGACAACAAGTCCGCAATAGCATTAATGAAGAACCTAGTGTTTCATGGGAGCATCAAACACATCGACACTTGATTCCACTTCATCCGTGAATGAGTCGAGAATCGACAAATCGTCGTAGAGTTTGTAAGCACCAGAAAAAAAACGTGCATACATTCTCACCAAGGTGCTAGCAAGAGTCAAATTCGCAAAAATGCAAAAGTTGTCGCTCGGCATGAAGAATCTCGAATCAAATCAAGCTTACGAGGGAGATTATGAgtctaagcattgattgtcaacaaattgaaagttgttggtctttattatattttatgcaattatggcttatttaattattaatgggtttgGGTTTGTATGCAAAagtaatttatgatttttaggCTAATTTACTCTGTTATAAAGGTTGTTTGTAAATGttgatatacaacacttaaaactctttaaaaaattcctcttcaacaaaTCTTATTGTCCTGCCCAATTTTTCCAACGTTTTCTTTCTTCATAATTGTTCTCAAAAGAAACAATAATCAGAACCAACAATTCGCAATAGAGATCACCAAATTTTGGCACTATTCCTTCTTTAGCGGAAACAAATCCAAGAACACAAGCCAATAGAGTGTATGATATTGAAATTCGATCACAGTTATAGAATTTATGAATGCCTTAGTTCCCATTATTCATAGTTGTTTTGTTTGTAACGACTAGCTCCATCATTCACACTTTGAGTGTCAAAGACACAATGTTTGTTACTCTGATTTGGTTGACCTCGTAATTGATCTCGGATTATAGTatcctatcaataatttaaaaagttttcaaatatatacattatattcACTATCCAACCGTTTAGTGTCACCACACACCCCTTTATGGCTAcccttaaaattttgttaaaaaaattatatatttctagtttttctataaaaataaaaatttggatAGAGCATCTTAGCCCCCAACATTCGTATTAATCAACTCTCTACACAACTCCtgtttgttttgaatatttaataaacgaattttaattatttcttaagaaaaaaaaaaagaataattgaaGGCATTGGATAGATTCCGTAACATATCCCACTCTAATGACTGGTTGGAGTAGACTTCTTGTTAGGAATGTTAGATCATGTCATCTTAACTACAATTCTGCTATGGTCTATGACCATACCTTTTACATTAATCATATCTAATAATTGGTCAATAAAGGAGGGGCAATGCCtttaaattacatttgattGCTCTAGGCTCTAGCAATATTGACTTCAAATTCATATAGAAATCACCAAGAAACAGAGATGAGTAACAGAAAGATTGGTGTAGCAATGGATTTCTCCGCAGGAAGCAAAAACGCACTCAATTGGGCTCTCGAAAACATCCTAAGAAAAGACGACACACTCTTCATAATTCATATCCACCAATCCGAGGCCAACGAGTCCCGCAATCAACTCTGGTCCTCCACTGGTTCACGTATATATCATCTTCTACGACTccattttttcttgttttagcGTATTCGATCATATTAGTtatgtttttgatgaaaaattgtAGCTTTGATACCTTTGGATGAAATAAGAGACAGTCAGATTATGCACAATTATGGTCTCAACTTTGATCATGAGGTTCTTGAAGTGCTTGAGAAGAGTAGCAAGCAAACAGATGTAATTACTATTCTAACCCTCCttttttcatcatcatcatcaatgtTGTAAACTTGAATTGTTACTGCAGATTAAAGTGATTTTGAAGATCTATTGGGGAGATGCAAGAGAGAAGCTTTGTGATGCAGTAACCGAGTTTGATCTCAATTGTTTGGTCATGGGAAGCCGAGGCCTAGGCCAAATTCAGCGGTAATCCACTTTACATTATTCGATTAGGTTCTGAATCTGGACAAGCTCTTAgcatatttttttgtttcttctttcagAATACTTCTAGGAAGCGTGACAAACCATGTTACAACAAACGCAAACTGCCCGGTTCTCATAGTGAAGGAACCGATCAAATAGACTTGTTTGAAGATGAAAAACGGGTGTTATGCTATGCTTGTTTCAGttatgaatatttgaatttgcTCATGAATAAGATGCTTGTCTATAAGTGTGCTTTCATCATCTTCGAGTTAAAAAGAGCTTGTGGGTAAAACTCTATTAACCCTTAACTACAGTTTGCTATGAAAAAAAGTAGAAATAAAAACGAGCCAAATCAAGCAGCAATCTTTGCCAAGCGCACACCACGGTTGGGCCAAGTTCCTAATAATATAACGAACCTACAGAAAGAAATCGAGAACACTTATAACTATTTGCGAATTGCGACTACATGTAgacaatataattaaaagaaaatataccTTGCCACCAGTTTCCTCTAGATGCATCATTTGAATTGTTTTCATTTGGATCATTTTCAGTCATGGTTTTCTTCATCTGATAATATCAACAATGGCAATGGAATTAATCATgatggttaatatatatatatatatgcaaattgCAATGATCCAAGTTTTCAACTTACAATGACAGTTTGATTGCTCAAAGTTCCATACATGTCTTCTTGCCCACCATAGTACAAAGATGAACTGAGAGGACATGGTTCAACCTTTTGCTGAAAATTTGAATTCCTTTCTACAACTGTTTCATTAGATCTGTTATTGCTTCCACCTTTCCaattcttatttccattatctacaaaaaaaaatcccCAAAATGATTGCTAAAGGCAACAACagtaaagaaaatagaaaacaggttataaatataatacacTCACCAGCAATTCCTGATCCAGTGCTCCATGACTGCTTCTGCATAGATCCTAAGACCTCTGAGCCAGAGAAGTTCCTACGCCCTGCCTGAATCACAATTCAAAACGAGAAGCAGATACTTATGGCAACTGACAAAAACGAAAATGAAGAACGTGATTAAATGCAGagaattattgtgataattgtCTCGTATTCGTAAATTCTTAGGCAATTAGTTCGTTTTTCAGGAAACGACTTCAATAAATTCTACTGAGAGCGTGAAATAAGCTAAAATTGAGGAAATCGGGAGCAGAAACTAGCGGAAGTAAAGAGCTAGGGTTGAAGAAGTGTTACCGTGGACGGCGGAGGGAATAATGAATCGAAAATTCCAGAGGATGAAGAGTTGGATATAGAGTCTTTGGAACCGAAGAGATCGTCGGTGATTGAGAAAGATGAACCAGTCTGCCTCTTCGTTGCCATAGCCGTAGTTGTAAATGGGAGTGTAGATTTTGGTGGAAGTTACAGAGGAAATGCTTGAACAAGAAAAAGACGCACTTCTTCGCTTTATATAGAGAGACCTCCTCTCCTCTCTACATGCGGTAACCGCTCCTGCTTTTTGACcttgattattataaattaataaaattttattttgggaCTCCAACTTTTCATTTACTCATTCTTCActctaaactttttttttacaatgTTTTATATTGCAAACTAGAAGAATATGCCTAGCTAGGAGAGTTTTATGGTTCTCTCTTTACATTATAACCCTtcaaaacttatattatttctttcatttgagcTTGGACAATTATAACAAAGAAGTAtcaagaaaaagagaaaaagtttAAATTGTAGATGACAAATAATTCAACTTTCAATGAAAATAGTCgacttaagagatcaaaatgtcacgggtttgatttcatctgaaaatattttgaattaaagcGGAGTTTATGACCGTGGAGTGTTATATTAGTTctccttaataaaaaaaatgaattaaatataggAGAGTTTCGAGGATACACCAAATAATTGTCTTGAGTTCCACATCACATGTGAAAGTGAAATGAAGAAGTATGTAGTTCTTGAGACTAATGTAAAAAATAACTTCCTCtctaaaatcatattttttttcattttttctttaagaAGACGAGTTGTCAAGTGCATAAATCCAAATTCTAGTTCCTTTCCTCACCATCCTAATagttgttataatatatatatatatatatatatatatatatatatatatatatatatatatccttttaATCTAGAAAGTTAATAGTGTtatgattttcatttttatttaagcCATTTTATGTGATAATTGAATTCGTGACTTTGatctttttatcttttataaaccATTATAATAAgcttaataaatcatttttcatatgAATTACATCTCAAAACAAATTTTGTGACTCTAAATTTACTCACAAAATACCTACAatataatattagaaaaaagaTTGAGAGAGAATAGAGAAAAGAATGACATGACACTGatcaacttaaaaaattatctctcttctctttcttctcttttatcattttttcaacaaGTGATATACTGACACATTATTCTCTATTCAATTTTTTCTCATAAATTTCCCATATATATGGAAGTaagaaaaaactaaacaaaCTCATAAAAAACCTAACaagtactttttttttttaccaagcTTGGCTGAGTTTAAATTGAcaattaactaataataataataataataataataatataatgacaTAATATTTCGATACTTAATTAATATCAAGGTTACGGATTCAATTTTCACTTTAACGCATTAAGTGTGATCATTTTagctttctaaattaaaaataaaaaaaataacactaataataataataatattattattattattatcttaatattagtaaactatataataaatataataataacaactataatataatataatatatatatatataatatatatatatatataatatatatatataacaatctatCTCTATGGATGAgaaatgaacttttatttaGAATCTAAATTAAAACTGTAAAATAAAATAGCTCATatcttcattaaaaaaacaGTGTTAAATAACTGCTAATAACAAAACTGCTAATAAAGCTAAATTAAGTACCCACTAAACTATTGTTTTTACCAAGTCAAACCACTAAATTACTGTCTTTATCAAGTCAAGTCAATaactacaaaattaaaatactacTAACTAAATTGTCATAGGTCAAGCACATGCACTTatgaaataaaatcaattaaaaactaaCAAAAACATGTTGACATATTTCTTATATCTTGTATTatattcttgatttttttttacttttaataagttttatttttgtttggtttatgtTTGTGATACTAAACATGTTGGGTATTCTTTGGGTTTCTCCTTTGTCCTTGCcaattccttttttttttcatttactaTATAAAGTTGATCTTTCAAgaataaaaataggaaaaagaGATATCCAAGAGCCTATTTTGAAACAGATcattgtatataaaattataaataattaagatggTTCCTAACATAAAAATCATCAGAATTTTTATGTGAATTAGAGTAActgagaaaattaaataaatattttttatgcaaATTATCATGAAAAATTTCCTTATAATCTTGAGTTTCTTACTTTACcactaaacaaaaaaaaaaagttaaatataataattttaattaagttaattatttatatgtatgtagCTGGCAAATG
This is a stretch of genomic DNA from Impatiens glandulifera chromosome 4, dImpGla2.1, whole genome shotgun sequence. It encodes these proteins:
- the LOC124935778 gene encoding uncharacterized protein LOC124935778: MATKRQTGSSFSITDDLFGSKDSISNSSSSGIFDSLFPPPSTAGRRNFSGSEVLGSMQKQSWSTGSGIADNGNKNWKGGSNNRSNETVVERNSNFQQKVEPCPLSSSLYYGGQEDMYGTLSNQTVIMKKTMTENDPNENNSNDASRGNWWQGSLYY
- the LOC124935777 gene encoding universal stress protein PHOS32-like — its product is MSNRKIGVAMDFSAGSKNALNWALENILRKDDTLFIIHIHQSEANESRNQLWSSTGSPLIPLDEIRDSQIMHNYGLNFDHEVLEVLEKSSKQTDIKVILKIYWGDAREKLCDAVTEFDLNCLVMGSRGLGQIQRILLGSVTNHVTTNANCPVLIVKEPIK